A genomic window from Lotus japonicus ecotype B-129 chromosome 1, LjGifu_v1.2 includes:
- the LOC130726697 gene encoding putative pectinesterase 52, protein MVMEDNCEPRSARQNFLGITSKNCTINARLGNSAPPGFITAQLRSSLDDPSGFVFEGGFVVGTGEVSLGRAWGPYSRVIFHRTKFSSVVSPEGWNAWDFRGHEDKFTYAEVDCTGPGANTSKRVKWEKKLTPSQLQAYSLSSFINKDKWLAKIPTIFL, encoded by the exons ATGGTCATGGAGGACAACTGTGAGCCAAGATCTGCGCGCCAGAACTTTCTTGGCATCACTAGTAAG AATTGCACGATCAATGCAAGACTAGGAAATTCTGCACCTCCAGGTTTTATCACAGCCCAACTCAGAAGTTCATTAGATGACCCAAGTGGTTTTGTTTTTGAGGgaggttttgttgttggaactgGTGAAGTGAGTCTAGGACGAGCATGGGGGCCTTACTCAAGAGTTATATTTCACAGAACAAAATTTTCTTCAGTTGTATCCCCAGAAGGATGGAATGCTTGGGACTTCAGAGGTCACGA GGATAAATTTACATATGCAGAAGTTGATTGTACAGGACCTGGAGCAAATACTTCGAAGCGGGTAAAATGGGAGAAGAAGTTGACTCCTTCACAGCTACAAGCATATTCTTTATCATCTTTCATCAATAAAGATAAATGGCTTGCAAAAATACCAACTATATTCTTGTAA
- the LOC130731153 gene encoding uncharacterized protein LOC130731153 — translation MAASSSSLSSSSSSSSDDSSSHCRRRHHRSRRDRDKESLKIRKKTKSHSQSKRRRRHNHHSSDSDSSVSDHSRSESSSDSEHETSHHSKRHKKSDRSKKNKEKDRSKRHRHKRQKHRVKEKQHDERSSSPVQLSKFLARGKDDGVKDDGVRRSAVSGKKILLKLEKTKEDKAAESKRNELLNFLNASFD, via the exons ATGGCGGCCTCATcctcatctctctcttcttcatcttcttcctcctccgacgACTCTTCTTCCCACTGCCGCAGGCGTCACCACCGCAGTCGCCGAGACCGTGATAAGGAATCCCTCAAGATCCGTAAGAAGACCAAGTCCCACTCCCAATCCAAACGCCGTCGCAGGCATAACCACCACTCCTCCGATTCTGATTCCTCCGTCTCTGATCACTCCAG AAGTGAGAGTTCTTCTGATAGTGAGCATGAAACTTCTCATCATTCAAAGAGGCACAAAAAGAGCGACAGATCAAAGAAG AACAAGGAAAAGGATCGAAGTAAAAGGCATCGCCATAAGCGGCAGAAGCACAGAGTAAAAGAG AAGCAGCATGATGAGAGGAGCAGCAGCCCTGTGCAGCTTTCCAAG TTTTTGGCGCGAGGCAAAGATGATGGTGTCAAAGATGACGGGGTCCGTCGCAGTGCTGTATCTGGCAAGAAG ATTCTTCTGAAACTTGAAAAAACAAAGGAAGACAAGGCTGCTGAAAGCAAGAGAAATGAACTGTTGAACTTTTTAAATGCTAGTTTTGATTAA
- the LOC130726706 gene encoding probable pectinesterase 66 — translation MNCGGNQVAKTLTIDRRGKGDFKTIQAGIDSVKKNNGQWVKIHIKSGIYMEKVSIPKEKPCIILEGDNSHKTIITCNDHRLTTSWGATFVSTAPNVIVSGITFKNSFNLVRGNLPGTRTKIEPAAAAVVYGDQSYFYKCSFLGYQDTLMAANGRHYFKDCYIQGEVDFIAGAGQSYFKVIHKYTLRLVSNTLLS, via the exons ATGAATTGTGGTGGAAACCAAGTTGCAAAAACTCTCACTATCGATCGACGTGGCAAAGGAGATTTCAAAACGATTCAAGCTGGTATTGATTCTGTAAAGAAAAACAATGGTCAGTGGGTTAAGATTCACATAAAATCTGGTATATACAT GGAAAAGGTTTCAATTCCAAAAGAAAAACCATGCATTATCTTAGAAGGAGACAATAGTCACAAAACAATCATTACTTGTAATGATCACCGATTAACTACAAGTTGGGGTGCTACATTCGTTTCAACTGCACCTAATGTGATTGTAAGTGGCATTACCTTCAAG AACTCGTTTAACTTGGTAAGGGGTAATTTACCGGGTACAAGAACGAAAATTGAACCAGCAGCGGCAGCTGTTGTATATGGAGACCAATCTTACTTCTACAAGTGTAGTTTCTTGGGTTATCAAGACACTCTGATGGCTGCAAATGGACGCCATTACTTTAAAGATTGCTACATTCAAGGTGAAGTCGACTTCATTGCTGGTGCTGGCCAATCTTATTTCAAGGTAATACATAAATATACTTTGAGGCTTGTTAGCAACACTCTCCTCAGTTGA